In a single window of the Rhineura floridana isolate rRhiFlo1 chromosome 3, rRhiFlo1.hap2, whole genome shotgun sequence genome:
- the GPR27 gene encoding probable G-protein coupled receptor 27, producing MANASELGSSSSSSPHMPSPDGLLSASGLKLATLGLILCVSLAGNVLFAWLILKERHLHRAPYYLLLDLCLADGLRSLACFPFVMLSVHNGAGSWPHGLLSCKVLAFLAVLFCFHAAFLLFCVGVTRYMAIAHHRFYAKRMTGWTCLAVVCMVWTLSMAMAFPPVFDVGTYKFIREEQQCIFEHRYVKANDTLGFMLMLATVIAATHLVYIKLLFFIHSHRKMKPAQLVPAISQNWTFHGPGATGQAAANWTAGFGRGPTPPTLVGIRQNATHSQIKRLLVLEEFKMEKRICKMFYMITLLFLLLWSPYIVACYLRVFIKASTIPQVYLTTSVWMTFAQAGVNPILCFIFNKELRVCFRANFLCCQSIQNTQGTILCDLKNFGV from the coding sequence ATGGCGAACGCCAGCGagctgggaagcagcagcagcagcagcccccacATGCCCAGCCCTGACGGCCTTCTCAGCGCCTCTGGCCTCAAGCTAGCCACGCTGGGGTTGATCCTGTGCGTCAGCCTGGCGGGCAACGTGCTCTTCGCTTGGCTCATCCTCAAGGAGCGTCACCTGCACCGCGCCCCTTACTATCTGCTCCTGGACCTGTGCCTGGCCGATGGGCTGCGCTCCTTGGCCTGCTTCCCCTTTGTCATGCTCTCGGTGCACAATGGGGCAGGCTCCTGGCCTCATGGTCTGCTCAGCTGCAAGGTCCTGGCTTTCTTGGCCGTCCTCTTCTGCTTTCATGCCGCCTTCCTACTCTTCTGCGTGGGCGTGACACGGTACATGGCGATTGCCCATCACCGCTTCTATGCCAAGCGCATGACGGGCTGGACCTGCCTGGCCGTGGTGTGCATGGTGTGGACCCTCTCCATGGCTATGGCCTTCCCACCTGTCTTTGACGTGGGCACCTACAAGTTCATTCGGGAGGAGCAGCAGTGCATTTTTGAGCACCGTTATGTCAAGGCCAACGACACGCTGGGTTTCATGCTCATGCTTGCCACTGTCATTGCTGCCACCCATTTGGTTTACATCAAGCTTCTCTTCTTTATCCATAGCCACCGCAAGATGAAACCGGCTCAGTTGGTGCCAGCCATTAGCCAGAACTGGACTTTCCACGGGCCTGGGGCCACTGGCCAGGCAGCTGCCAACTGGACAGCTGGCTTTGGCCGGGGTCCCACTCCTCCTACCTTGGTGGGCATCAGACAGAACGCCACCCATAGCCAGATCAAGCGGCTACTGGTCCTGGAGGAATTCAAAATGGAGAAGAGGATCTGCAAGATGTTCTACATGATCACCCTCCTTTTCCTACTTCTCTGGTCCCCCTATATTGTGGCCTGTTACTTGCGTGTCTTCATCAAGGCCAGCACCATCCCCCAAGTCTACCTGACCACATCTGTCTGGATGACCTTTGCCCAGGCAGGGGTCAACCCCATTCTGTGCTTCATTTTCAACAAGGAGCTCAGAGTCTGTTTCAGAGCTAATTTCCTCTGCTGCCAAAGCATACAAAATACCCAAGGCACAATTCTGTGTGATTTGAAGAATTTTGGGGTGTAG